The Camelus bactrianus isolate YW-2024 breed Bactrian camel chromosome 32, ASM4877302v1, whole genome shotgun sequence genome includes a region encoding these proteins:
- the FOXN4 gene encoding forkhead box protein N4 → MGALFSACLFPKEMIESDISSTMSGIIRNSAQNHHPSAQEYRLLASTGDDDLPGDLQSLSWLTAVDVPRLQQMASGRVDLGGPSAPHAHPGALARTADLHMGAAPGPLLHSPAGMAPQGVLGLGPMANHGASQMNQFPVGGQPSSSLQDPPQLYSPTSQSPFPLHPGVQQCAPVGLYGSPFGARPPYPQPRMAVHSSQELHPKHYPKPIYSYSCLIAMALKNSKTGSLPVSEIYSFMKEHFPYFKTAPDGWKNSVRHNLSLNKCFEKVENKTGGSSRKGCLWALNLARIDKMEEEMYKWKRKDLAAIHRSMANPEELDKLISDRPESCRRPGKPGEPEAPVLTHATTVAMAHSCLAVSQLPPQPLMTLSLQSVPLHHQVQPQAHLAPDSPAPAQTPPLHALPDLSPSPLPNPAMGRAPVDFLNISTDMNTEVDALDPSIMDFALQGNLWEEMKDEGFSLDTLGAFGDSPLGCELGPSGLTPVSGGSDQSFPDLQVTGLYAAYSTPDSMATSAATSSSQYLGTPGNKPIALL, encoded by the exons ACTCCTGGCCTCCACCGGCGATGACGACCTTCCTGGGGACCTGCAGTCACTGTCATGGCTCACGGCCGTGGACGTGCCACGACTGCAGCAGATGGCGAGCGGCCGCGTGGACCTGGGAGGCCCCAGTGCACCGCACGCGCACCCAG GTGCCTTGGCCAGGACAGCTGACCTGCATATGGGAGCTGCCCCAGGTCCCCTGCTCCACAGCCCAGCGGGCATGGCTCCCCAAGGTGTGCTGGGTCTGGGTCCCATGGCCAACCATGGAGCCAGT CAGATGAACCAGTTCCCTGTGGGGGGCCAGCCCTCATCCAGCCTGCAGGACCCGCCACAGCTATACTCTCCCACCTCCCAATCACCGTTCCCGCTACACCCGGGTGTCCAGCAG TGCGCTCCCGTGGGCCTGTACGGCTCCCCGTTTGGTGCACGGCCTCCCTACCCCCAGCCCCGCATGGCTGTTCATTCATCTCAGGAACTGCACCCCAAACACTACCCCAAGCCCATCTATTCATACAG CTGTCTGATCGCCATGGCCCTAAAGAACAGCAAGACAGGCAGCCTGCCCGTGAGTGAGATCTACAGCTTCATGAAGGAGCACTTCCCCTACTTCAAG ACAGCGCCTGACGGATGGAAGAACTCGGTGCGGCACAATCTGTCCCTGAACAAGTGCTTTGAGAAGGTGGAGAACAAGACGGGTGGCTCCTCGCGCAAGGGCTGCCTGTGGGCCCTGAACCTGGCCCGCATCGACAAGATGGAGGAGGAGATGTACAAATGGAAGAGGAAGGACCTGGCTGCCATCCACCGGAGCATGGCCAACCCCG AGGAGCTGGACAAGCTGATCTCGGACCGGCCAGAAAGCTGCCGACGCCCCGGCAAGCCAGGGGAGCCTGAGGCCCCCGTGCTGACCCACGCCACCACGGTGGCCATGGCCCACAGCTGTCTGGCCGTctcccagctcccaccccagCCACTGATGACCCTGTCCCTGCAGTCGGTCCCCCTGCACCACCAGGTCCAGCCCCAGGCACATCTTGCCCCAGACTCTCCTGCCCCGGCCCAGACCCCACCCCTGCATGCCCTGCCGgacctcagccccagccccctccccaaccccgccaTGGGAAGGGCTCCGGTGGACTTCCTCAACATCAGCACTGACATGAACACTGAGGTGGACGCCCTGGACCCTAGCATCATGGACTTCGCTCTGCAGG GGAACCTCTGGGAGGAGATGAAGGATGAGGGCTTCAGCCTGGACACGCTGGGGGCCTTCGGAGACTCCCCACTTGGCTGTGAGCTGGGGCCCTCGGGCCTGACCCCCGTCTCCGGAGGCAGCGACCAGTCCTTCCCAGACCTGCAAGTGACCGGTCTCTACGCCGCGTACTCGACCCCGGACAGCATGGCCACGTCAGCCGCCACCTCCTCCTCTCAGTACCTGGGCACCCCGGGGAACAAGCCCATAGCCCTGCTTTGA